CTCTTCGACCTGGTAAAGCAGAATTGAAAGTCTGTGAAAGCTGATGGAAATCCTCTCTTTCGGACTGCTACCTTTCCGATATTATCCTTACCTTTACGAATTAAAGTACCCCGGTTGCTCCGCTTTTTTTCCGCGGCCGGCCATGGATTAATCTCACATATTATATGGGAAAAGTTATCTCTGTCGCAAATCAGAAAGGTGGCGTTGGAAAAACTACAACGGCAATCAACCTTGCGGCCAGTCTAGCAGCAATTGAACACCCTACATTGCTCATTGATATCGATCCGCAAAGCAATTCCACAAGCGGTACCGGTTTCGAATACAAGGCCATCGAACACTCGATATATCAGGTTCTTGTTGAGGGGTTCAGCGCCGATGAAGCCGTCAAAAGCACAGAGATGCCGTATCTGGATGTGATACCGTCCCATATCAACCTGGTCGGCGCAGAGATAGAAATGGTGGACAGGCCCAACCGTGAGAAGATTCTGCGATCGGCCATTGAGGGGCTCAGAAGCAAATACGATTTCATTATCATCGACTGCCCGCCTTCACTCGGCCTCCTGACCATCAATGCCCTTACAGCCTCCGATTCGGTATTGATTCCGGTACAATGCGAGTACTTTGCCCTCGAAGGGCTGGGGCAGCTTCTCAACACCATAAAAATTGTCCGGCAACACCTGAATACCGATCTGGATATCGAAGGCGTTGTGCTAACCATGTATGATACCCGAACGCGCCTGTCAAACCAGGTTGCGGATGAAGTTAAGCGCTATTTTGACAATCGGGTGTTCGAGACCGTCATCTCCCGCAACATCCGCCTTGCCGAAGCGCCAAGTTTTGGCAAGCCGGTGCTTCTCTACGATTCGGT
The Balneolales bacterium ANBcel1 DNA segment above includes these coding regions:
- a CDS encoding AAA family ATPase; translation: MGKVISVANQKGGVGKTTTAINLAASLAAIEHPTLLIDIDPQSNSTSGTGFEYKAIEHSIYQVLVEGFSADEAVKSTEMPYLDVIPSHINLVGAEIEMVDRPNREKILRSAIEGLRSKYDFIIIDCPPSLGLLTINALTASDSVLIPVQCEYFALEGLGQLLNTIKIVRQHLNTDLDIEGVVLTMYDTRTRLSNQVADEVKRYFDNRVFETVISRNIRLAEAPSFGKPVLLYDSVSMGSRNYLALAREIVTRNKKLFKKSPVFSTSSKQVS